The Brassica napus cultivar Da-Ae chromosome C1, Da-Ae, whole genome shotgun sequence DNA segment acatgaagttttgagattttaaggttAACTTTAACTTTTTTGGAAACTGTTTAACCAATTAGATTTTACCGTcgtttttataattggttaactgattttaaaattatatttcaaaaatgtttttttaagaaaaaggtaattttcttaatctctGTGCACTAAGgcaaaacatcaagtattatgaaacggagggagtacttaTTTAGCCGGTTTATGGTTGGACCGGTGTTGATTTAATGGTTGAAAAACTGAAGCAATAGAACATGAACAGGCTGGATCTTTTGTTGGAGCCATACTTGTTCATGATGGTATCATTGCTTCAAAGGGAAACAAAACCACGTTATTTTATTTGCTCGATTTGGTTATTACTTTATTCAGAACCCAATGACGAGTTCAATTTGATTTTTGATCAATTAAACCATGTTCAACCGCATGTGCAAACTAATGAACAACAACAATGTTTGTTGAAGAAATAATTCAATAATCATTACAAAATAATACAACCCAAAATTACAACTCTCAAATGTTGAATCAAAATaaaacagcaaaaaaaaaaaaaagaataaactaAACCGGGATTAGTGCTGGAGAACCGGTTTGGATTCACTATCCTCTCCTTCTTCAACCCTAACCACACTCAAAAGAGTAGAGCTTTTTTTTACTATACTTTGTTTCTGTATCAGTAACGAATGAGAAGAAACAATAACAACTTGTCTTCCCTTGAATCAACCACACCATTTTGCGAGAAGGATCATGAAGATGATCAAGAACACAAGGGAAGACAGTCCAATAGCAACACCAAGCACAACCTTATTAGGACCATGAtgctcttccttcttcttctcactACTATCATCTTCACTGTAATCATCATCTGAACTCGAATCTTCCTTCCGCGGCGGCGGAGACAACGGCAAACCGTGTTTATCACACGGAGCAATACCTAACTTCATCTTCGACGACAACAGAGTATGGTTGTAACAGAGATCGCTGTTCCCTCCCACTTTGAACACCTCAAGCTTCTTCAGGAAGCTAGCATTGAAAGGAAGGACTCCGTGGAAGGCATTGTTAGCGAGATTCAAGTACTTGAGACTCTTCATCTTGGCGATGAACCTCGGAACGGTGCCGTTTAGTTGGTTTCCGCTCAGATCTAAGTGGGTTAAGTCAGGTATCGACGAGATCGAGTCAGGGATCGGTCCGGACAGCTTGTTTGAGGATAAAGACAGGTTCTTTAGCGAGATTAGGTCGCCGATGCTGTCGGGTATCTCGCCGGAGATCGAGTTCGACGACAAGTTTAAAGCTTTGAGGCTGGAGAGGAGAGTAATCGAAGTGGGTATGGAGCCTTTGATGAGATTATCCGATAAATCGATGAATGTGAGGTTCGAGTGGAACGTCTTGGGGATGTTCCCGGAGAGATTGGCGTGGGAGATGGTGAGGGAGACGATGTCGTGCATGTTCCCGAGGACGACGAATAGCCCCGAGGTGGAGACGGGGACGGAGGAGACGGTGAGGTCGGTGAGGTTAACGAGGCGAGCGAGGGAGAGTCCCGAGAGGCGGGGGAAGGAGGAGACGGCGGAGAAGGAGTGGAGGGAGTCCGGGAGGTGAGGCGGTGGGGAGAGGGAAGGGCAGTTGTGGAAAGAGAGGGAGGCGAGGGAGGGGGAGAGGGCTTTGAGGGCTGTGGAGGAGATGGAGAGATCGGAGGAGCAGTTTGTGAAGGAGAGGGAGGTGACGAGGCGGAATGGGGAGCCGCCGTCGCAGGTTACGACGGTGGTGGGGGGTTTTTTGGAGGAGGAGAGGGGGTGGTGGTCGCAGGGGTTTTTGACGGTGGGGATGTTGAGGGATTCGAGGGCTTTGAGCTGTTTTGGGTCGAGTGGGGAGGAGGAGGATGTGCGAGTGGGAGTGGGGGAGATGCGTGGGACGGGGGAGATGGTTGGAGAAGGGGAGGGAGATAGGGAAGGAGCGGCGGGGATAGTGGGTgagaagaggaggagaaggaggagtAACGGTAACGGAAGTTTCAtggtgaagagagagagagagatgaggaaGGAAGTGTCAGAAAGTAAAAAGACAGAGCAGAgaagggaagaagaagaggaagattgGATTTTCAAAGATGGGTCATGTGACAGTTGGGACTCTTATAGTTCAGTCTTgtgtttttggtttaattacGATTTGACCTTCATctattcttctttctctttgagTTTTTGTTGCATTACTATTGTTGTAGATAGTGATGATTTTccttataaaaaaagttctaaaaagAGATGGTGATGCttttgttgtgttgtgtgtacCATTTGAGAATTCTCAATTCTGACAAATGTAGACGGAGAAtctgaaaaacaaaagaaaagattatttgcggtacattaaaaaaaaaataagagaagaaaAGTGTAGTATGACCACtgattttgtaaagaaaaaaaatcagtatcagctgaccaaaaaaaatcagtatCAACAACTAAGGTTATAATTCTCAAAATGTGGAtgtgaaaaaaaatttcttaaaatttgaAAGTTTTGTTAAAATATGATAGGAAATAAACTTGTAAAAATCATCACAAaaccataattttataattgCTTTGCATtttttctgctttttttttttaaacgttcAGACTCTAACATAAGAAATAAGAGCACgtagttgttcaaaaaaaaaaagagcatgTTGAATGGAAGATTCTTAGGAtagggttcttagcggaatataaaaatCTCATTCTAAGAACCCCCGTTAAACAATGctctaagaacatgattattgAGAGATTCTTAAGGTGGAGTTCTTagcagaatataagaacccgtttcttaacttttaactaaaaaaactaataaccggctcttaaataagagttttaagaaccggttcttaacatttttagttaaaagttaagagacggattcTTATATTTTGCTAAGAGCTCTATCCTAAGAACTAACCAATAATCATGCTCCGAGGTTCTATACCCGTCAGTGCCGTTACCTCCAAATGCGATACAATCCGATGGTTTATTTTATGCACTGGATTGGGATCGTGTAACGTAAGTCTATTGATTTTACTTTTGTAAAAGAAAAGTTCATCGATACTAGCACCAGTTCAGTCCTTATGCATTGGGTGGGGACATCAAGAATATCATAggaatcatctttttatatctTGTAAACCCCATACATGAATGAATAGATAAAGTTCTTGTAAAAGTTTTGGTACAGAACCCAAATTTATGAAGAAAGGTAAATGAATATCCTATATTTATATAGCATATGCAGGTTTATTAAAAGGGTGAATTTGTGAAATGACTAAGTTTGGAAAATAAATTAAGtgaagaacactgattttgacataatgtaGTATCTATCAATTGTGTTTCATTTCTACCGGTTTTACCCTTGATTCATACAAGTTGCCAGTGGCTCCAAGATGTGGAGATGACGTTGACAAAATCCAAGTGTGGCCAATAATTAATGCAAACTGTCACCAACAAAAGGAAGATAACACAACCACATCACATACACATAACCACAaacatttcattaattttaCTTCATATCACCACAAACATTTCATTAACTCTAACTTTTAAATAGTAAAGCTTAAATGGACcactaaacccaaactcaaatgtaaactatattatatatttataattttaaataaaattaaaatctgaaaatatatataatattttgtgataTTAAACTATAGTATATAAAGATGGAAAATAtcatactaaactctaaacccaacccctaattactaaactctaaatcatggccactaaatcctaaatccaaatctaagctataatatatatttaaaagaaaatcaaaatctgaaatatataatattttataatattttcaaatactaTACATACATAGTATAGAACATTGTATAAAATAGTATACAAATGTTTGTTCTATTTATGTTAGTTGAGAATCATATGTAAAatagtagaagaagaaataaaagtaCTTGTTGATGAAAAAGACGTTCTTGAACATGGCCCTAACATTGTCAAACATTTGAAtgaaactaattttatattacGAGCATTCATACAAAATGGCATAGCAGagaaatatcaaatttgaagacatgacatataaaccctaaaccctaaactctagtttgaaaagaaaattactaaaccctaaaccctaatcactaaaccataaacccaaatataaaccttaaactctaatcactaaaccctaaacccagatATAGACCCtaaacactaatcactaaatcctaaatcctaattactaaatcttaaatccaaatataaaccctaaaccctaatcactaaacctaaacccaaatataaaccctaaacactaatcactaaaccttaaatACTAATCGCTAAACTCTAAACCtcaatataaaccctaaaccctaatcactaaaccttaaacccaaatataaaccctaaaccctaatcactaaaccctaaacccaaatataaaccctaaaccctaatcactaaaccctaaacccaaatataaaccctaaaacctaaactctactCACCCACTTAAATACTAAAACCTTAGACAAACCCCTAGTTactaaatctaaacccaaataactaaagtataaacccaaaaaaaatctatataatatGTTGTCAATTTTCTCAACGTAAACGACATAGTATGGAACCGCTATAAATAGTATAGTTGTACTGGTCCACTCCATTTACATTTTCCAAATGACCAAGTTTAAGAACGaaattactaaaccctaaacactaattactaaatcctaaacccaaatataaacccaaaaccctaaactgtaaaccaaaatctcaaaatctaatgCAAACCTCAACTTCAACACCATTCCTCTAAATAATAGAATTTAGATTTATAAACTAGAATTGGtaataatgaagatttcaaataatcaaatttgtgcaacatttaaaaaatgaatttcataTTACAATCAATCACAGAAAATGACAGTGAAAATAactatcgaatttgaaaacatggcatattattacattttaagGAATAGTATAGCATTTCGTCTCAAATAGTATGATATCTTTACACAAATAGCTACCCTAAAGAttatatactatactattcaTTTCACCGAATATAGTATACACGAaaagttcatcttcttcaattcttcatTCTTAGACATGCTGATACGAATTCATTTGGCTCACTCTCATTATTCTTTACTACCATATAGAGATC contains these protein-coding regions:
- the LOC106431774 gene encoding receptor-like protein 51 → MKLPLPLLLLLLLFSPTIPAAPSLSPSPSPTISPVPRISPTPTRTSSSSPLDPKQLKALESLNIPTVKNPCDHHPLSSSKKPPTTVVTCDGGSPFRLVTSLSFTNCSSDLSISSTALKALSPSLASLSFHNCPSLSPPPHLPDSLHSFSAVSSFPRLSGLSLARLVNLTDLTVSSVPVSTSGLFVVLGNMHDIVSLTISHANLSGNIPKTFHSNLTFIDLSDNLIKGSIPTSITLLSSLKALNLSSNSISGEIPDSIGDLISLKNLSLSSNKLSGPIPDSISSIPDLTHLDLSGNQLNGTVPRFIAKMKSLKYLNLANNAFHGVLPFNASFLKKLEVFKVGGNSDLCYNHTLLSSKMKLGIAPCDKHGLPLSPPPRKEDSSSDDDYSEDDSSEKKKEEHHGPNKVVLGVAIGLSSLVFLIIFMILLAKWCG